The following proteins come from a genomic window of Pseudomonas syringae:
- a CDS encoding aminotransferase class I/II-fold pyridoxal phosphate-dependent enzyme: MLDTCPPLPDLHELQERHARFCQRSDPINMTRGLPSPEQISLSRDFLSLPGNHQFASSDGQDWLNYGGLQGVKEVRDLFGPIMLNLPGDQIAIGENSSLALMHEAIGHAWIKGFPGTSPWGKADKVRFICPEPGYDRHFSICEYYGIEMIPVALGEHGPDMDEVERIVAADPDVRGMWCVPKHANPNGATFSEEVVSRLARMVTAAGDFKLFWDNAYAIHDFDAPGPHAADIYQACVRNGNPDRPIMFSSTSKMVIPSSGIAMLGGSVETVRWWLACRQHKTIGPDKVNQVRHLMFFQTAENLTAHMKRHGQSLGSKFDRVLRTFSRQLEGVPGVSWSTPRGGYFISLLVPEGLAGRVVAIAADAGVKMTPAGATHCHGTDSTGRHLRIAPSYLNLAQIDQAAEVIANSVLLACAEQMTRS, encoded by the coding sequence ATGCTCGACACCTGCCCGCCACTGCCTGACCTCCATGAGTTGCAGGAACGACATGCCCGCTTCTGCCAGCGTTCCGACCCTATCAACATGACGCGTGGTCTGCCGTCACCTGAGCAGATATCTCTTTCGCGAGACTTTCTCAGCCTTCCAGGCAATCACCAGTTTGCATCGTCGGACGGCCAGGACTGGCTTAACTACGGTGGCCTTCAAGGCGTCAAAGAAGTGCGTGACCTGTTCGGCCCGATAATGCTGAATCTCCCTGGGGATCAGATTGCCATCGGTGAGAATTCCAGCCTGGCGCTGATGCATGAGGCCATCGGGCATGCGTGGATCAAAGGTTTTCCCGGTACGTCACCCTGGGGTAAGGCCGACAAGGTTCGTTTCATCTGCCCGGAACCCGGCTACGACCGGCACTTTTCCATCTGCGAGTATTACGGAATAGAGATGATTCCCGTCGCATTGGGCGAACACGGCCCGGACATGGACGAGGTCGAGCGCATTGTCGCAGCGGACCCCGATGTGCGAGGCATGTGGTGTGTGCCCAAGCATGCCAACCCCAATGGAGCGACCTTCAGCGAGGAAGTGGTCAGCCGACTCGCAAGGATGGTGACGGCCGCCGGGGACTTCAAGCTGTTCTGGGACAACGCGTATGCGATCCACGATTTCGATGCGCCGGGCCCGCACGCAGCGGATATTTACCAGGCCTGTGTCCGCAACGGCAACCCTGACCGGCCGATCATGTTTTCGTCGACCTCGAAGATGGTCATTCCGAGTTCCGGCATCGCCATGCTCGGCGGCAGCGTCGAAACCGTTCGCTGGTGGCTGGCATGCCGTCAACATAAAACCATCGGCCCGGACAAGGTCAATCAGGTCAGGCACCTGATGTTCTTTCAGACGGCGGAAAACCTGACTGCGCATATGAAGCGCCATGGCCAGTCCCTTGGCTCGAAGTTCGATAGAGTCCTGCGCACCTTCAGCCGACAACTTGAGGGGGTTCCCGGGGTCAGCTGGTCTACGCCGCGCGGCGGTTATTTCATCTCGCTGCTGGTACCCGAGGGGCTGGCTGGACGCGTCGTGGCCATCGCCGCAGACGCGGGGGTAAAAATGACACCGGCAGGCGCCACTCACTGCCACGGCACAGATAGCACCGGACGCCACCTGCGGATTGCACCCTCCTATCTCAACCTTGCGCAAATCGATCAGGCTGCCGAGGTCATTGCCAACTCGGTACTGCTTGCCTGCGCCGAACAGATGACCAGAAGCTAG
- a CDS encoding sugar phosphate isomerase/epimerase family protein gives METVIDSPKRDAIEFAGPESWPAFMTATALQDYLGAETGLRTAHEQGYSHWYIDGSLEGERPVDFTPARIAALNEMIDSTGLKPVFHGNFKAPLGSDVDALAAAALDYVKQEVDICAALGGAPLIVHGGGVVEPRLVKEAREKGLDRLIANLQELVAYGEARGVEIWLENLCNYTRFHPFYYICTTEDEVEHVLNSVPGLHMFLDVSHAYVNEGDPLSFFWKFTDRVVGMSFSDNNGDRDSHFPLGRGNLDFTGLVNAIQYTGWKGLIGFETRGGTLRGSVDFLNQLVASSVR, from the coding sequence ATGGAAACCGTGATTGATTCGCCCAAACGTGACGCCATCGAATTCGCAGGCCCGGAGAGCTGGCCGGCATTCATGACAGCGACTGCGCTTCAGGATTACCTAGGCGCAGAAACCGGGCTGCGGACCGCGCATGAACAAGGTTACAGCCATTGGTACATCGACGGCAGCCTGGAAGGCGAACGCCCGGTCGACTTCACCCCGGCACGTATCGCCGCGCTGAATGAAATGATCGATTCCACCGGGTTGAAGCCGGTCTTTCATGGCAACTTCAAAGCACCGCTGGGCAGCGATGTGGATGCTCTGGCGGCGGCAGCGCTGGATTACGTCAAACAGGAAGTCGATATCTGCGCGGCACTTGGCGGTGCTCCGCTGATCGTTCATGGCGGCGGCGTAGTCGAGCCGCGCCTGGTCAAGGAAGCCCGCGAGAAAGGCCTTGATCGCCTCATCGCGAACCTTCAAGAGCTGGTCGCTTACGGTGAAGCGCGTGGCGTCGAGATATGGCTGGAAAACCTGTGTAACTACACCCGTTTTCATCCCTTCTATTACATTTGCACCACGGAAGATGAAGTCGAGCATGTGCTCAACTCCGTACCCGGCCTGCATATGTTTCTGGACGTCTCTCACGCGTACGTGAATGAAGGTGATCCCCTCTCCTTCTTCTGGAAGTTCACCGATCGGGTGGTAGGCATGTCGTTCAGTGACAACAACGGCGATCGTGATTCACACTTCCCGCTGGGCCGAGGCAATCTCGATTTCACGGGCCTGGTCAATGCTATCCAGTACACCGGCTGGAAAGGCCTGATCGGCTTTGAAACGCGCGGCGGAACCTTGCGCGGCAGCGTCGACTTTCTCAACCAACTCGTAGCGTCTTCCGTTCGATAA
- a CDS encoding acyl-homoserine-lactone synthase: protein MTIAIDARSNFDSVRLQKMHALRAKVFRDKKEWDVSVICGMEIDGYDALNPYYMILQDTDREESVSGCWRLLPTTGPNMLADTFPELLAGSPAPCADDTWELSRFAICQQSGRPYGFSDQSLIAIRAVVHFGVERGLKRFVTVTTVGVEKLLIRLGLDIQRLGPAQTVGVERAVALSIALNRKTLDALAEEEDQPYLSN from the coding sequence ATGACCATAGCGATTGATGCAAGAAGCAACTTCGATAGTGTCCGCCTGCAAAAAATGCATGCGCTGCGGGCGAAAGTTTTTCGCGATAAAAAGGAGTGGGACGTCAGCGTTATCTGCGGAATGGAAATCGACGGGTACGATGCCTTGAATCCTTATTACATGATTCTTCAGGACACTGATCGCGAAGAGAGCGTCTCTGGCTGCTGGCGGCTCTTGCCCACCACGGGACCCAACATGCTTGCCGATACATTTCCGGAACTGCTGGCAGGTTCTCCTGCCCCCTGTGCCGACGACACCTGGGAACTGAGCCGGTTCGCGATCTGCCAGCAGAGCGGGCGCCCGTACGGGTTTTCCGACCAGTCTCTGATCGCCATCAGAGCCGTTGTCCATTTTGGCGTCGAACGCGGCCTGAAACGGTTCGTCACCGTCACCACGGTAGGCGTGGAAAAGCTGTTGATTCGGCTGGGCCTGGATATTCAGCGGCTTGGCCCTGCGCAGACTGTCGGCGTGGAACGCGCTGTTGCATTGTCCATCGCGCTTAACCGGAAAACACTGGACGCACTGGCCGAGGAAGAAGATCAGCCCTACCTGTCAAACTGA
- a CDS encoding AzlC family ABC transporter permease, with protein sequence MSNPSPSIPSSSGQRLNTRSSFADGCVDSLPVCLTFMFLFFSIGAACRDAGFNGLQALTMTFTVHAAPLQVFIAQHGENLTIMSILFTTLVVNFRFLIMSSVLTEHFKGVPLWKALLSAQLLSISTFTLSNARKDKIANVYDYYLGCGISTLTIAIIATGLGFWISGEQSPFMQSVISVILPIHFTVLASLAWPKLKPLIATVAGFVLTPIVGSYLHEYQIFVVPFVLGGALLIWDELFEGKAK encoded by the coding sequence ATGAGCAACCCATCACCCTCCATACCGTCATCAAGCGGCCAGCGCCTGAACACCCGTAGTTCATTCGCGGACGGCTGCGTGGACTCGCTGCCCGTCTGCCTGACCTTCATGTTCCTGTTTTTCTCGATTGGTGCGGCCTGCCGGGATGCAGGGTTCAACGGGCTTCAGGCGTTGACCATGACATTCACGGTGCATGCTGCGCCATTGCAAGTGTTCATCGCCCAGCACGGCGAAAACCTCACGATCATGTCGATCCTGTTCACTACGCTGGTGGTCAACTTCCGCTTCCTGATCATGTCGTCTGTGCTGACCGAGCATTTCAAAGGTGTGCCACTGTGGAAAGCGCTGCTGTCGGCGCAACTGCTGTCGATCTCCACATTTACCCTGTCCAACGCCAGAAAAGACAAAATCGCCAACGTCTACGACTACTACCTGGGCTGTGGCATCAGCACCCTGACGATCGCGATTATCGCGACTGGACTGGGGTTCTGGATCAGCGGCGAACAGAGCCCTTTCATGCAGTCGGTCATCAGCGTGATTCTGCCTATTCACTTCACCGTGCTGGCTTCGCTGGCCTGGCCAAAACTCAAGCCGCTGATCGCGACGGTTGCAGGCTTCGTCCTGACGCCAATTGTCGGGAGCTACCTGCATGAGTACCAGATTTTCGTCGTCCCTTTCGTGCTGGGCGGCGCTTTGCTGATCTGGGACGAACTGTTTGAGGGCAAAGCAAAATGA
- a CDS encoding AzlD domain-containing protein — translation MNTWTIILIASVASYALRALPILVFHRFQIASDGLIYRFLNYAAFGVMGGIIYSALLGETYYSNLMGHFTHHTVVLKLATLCLAVFIAARFRGVFKTLFICLGFFIAMSFFTGA, via the coding sequence ATGAATACCTGGACGATTATCCTCATTGCCTCGGTCGCGTCCTATGCACTGCGTGCGCTCCCCATCCTTGTTTTCCACAGGTTTCAGATAGCGTCCGACGGGTTGATCTATCGCTTTCTGAACTATGCGGCGTTCGGGGTCATGGGCGGCATCATTTATTCCGCGTTGCTGGGAGAAACCTATTACAGCAACCTGATGGGGCATTTCACCCATCACACAGTGGTACTCAAGCTGGCAACGCTTTGCCTCGCGGTGTTCATCGCAGCACGGTTCAGAGGCGTATTCAAAACCCTATTCATCTGCCTTGGCTTTTTCATCGCCATGAGCTTTTTTACAGGAGCCTGA